One region of Chanodichthys erythropterus isolate Z2021 chromosome 24, ASM2448905v1, whole genome shotgun sequence genomic DNA includes:
- the LOC137015247 gene encoding UDP-glucuronosyltransferase 2C1-like isoform X2 — translation MYFLPVTLLVFLSILCQVLGGKVLVFPLDGSRWVNMKVLIVELHSKGHNITVVRGSFSWYIEEKSPLYTSITVDTGEFDNDFTERFLPQLLKMQRQGRSFWNKMALVDEYYRTFSRIHQQICNMTATMFENETLMNSLKDAAYDIVLTDPVFGGGVLLAHRLGLPLVFNVRWTMYGEAHFDIAPSPLSYIPVPGLQMTDKMTFSQRVMNVMTYIMVLYKHSKYLVSPYQEFTQKYFGPDVDFLSLLQNADIWLMRNDFTFEFPRPTMPNVVYMGGFQCKPAKPLPDDLEEFVQSSGEHGVIIMTLGTVFGQLLSENNDEIAAAFAQLPQKVIWKHTGPRPANLGNNTLIVDWLPQNDLLGHPQTKVFVAHGGTNGVQEAIYHGVPIVGLPLAFDQPDNLSRMQAKGTAKIVDFATLDRNVFLEALKEVLHNSSYRENMQRLSRLHHDQPMKPLDRAVFWIEFVMRNRGAPHLRAQSFRMSWIEYHCIDVIFTLLMIFVLSCFVIFSIIKYLCFKVLFKKKMKSE, via the exons atGTATTTCCTCCCTGTCACTTTGTTAGTATTCTTGAGCATATTATGTCAAGTGTTAGGAGGTAAAGTGTTAGTATTTCCACTGGATGGAAGTCGCTGGGTGAACATGAAA GTCCTTATTGTGGAGTTACATTCAAAGGGTCACAATATCACTGTGGTCCGAGGGTCTTTTAGCTGGTACATTGAGGAAAAGTCTCCTCTCTACACTTCCATTACTGTGGACACTGGTGAATTTGACAATGACTTCACTGAGAGGTTTCTCCCTCAATTACTGAAAATGCAGAGACAAGGACGATCATTTTGGAATAAAATGGCACTTGTGGATGAATATTATAGGACGTTTTCAAGAATTCATCAGCAAATTTGCAATATGACAGCTACAATGTTTGAAAATGAGACCTTGATGAATTCACTGAAAGATGCTGCATATGACATTGTTCTGACCGATCCAGTTTTCGGAGGTGGAGTGTTACTGGCACACCGTCTTGGCCTCCCTCTTGTGTTTAATGTCCGCTGGACCATGTACGGAGAAGCCCATTTTGACATAGCTCCATCTCCTCTCTCATATATACCTGTTCCAGGGTTACAGATGACCGACAAGATGACATTCAGTCAGAGAGTCATGAATGTGATGACATATATAATGGTTCTTTACAAACATTCCAAATACCTCGTTTCTCCTTACCAAGAGTTCACCCAGAAATATTTTGGCCCCGATGTTGATTTCTTATCCCTCCTCCAGAATGCCGACATCTGGCTCATGAGAAACGACTTCACGTTTGAGTTTCCACGACCCACAATGCCAAATGTTGTCTACATGGGCGGCTTCCAGTGCAAACCAGCTAAGCCACTTCCAGATGACCTTGAGGAGTTTGTGCAGAGCTCAGGAGAGCATGGGGTCATCATCATGACTTTAGGAACTGTTTTTGGTCAGCTTCTGAGTGAAAACAATGATGAGATTGCTGCAGCTTTTGCTCAACTGCCTCAAAAGGTTATCTGGAAACACACAGGACCACGACCTGCCAACCTTGGTAATAACACACTGATTGTGGACTGGCTCCCTCAGAATGACCTGCTTGGACATCCTCAAACTAAAGTGTTTGTGGCACATGGAGGCACCAATGGAGTTCAGGAAGCCATCTACCATGGGGTGCCTATTGTAGGCCTTCCTTTAGCTTTTGACCAACCTGACAATCTCTCCAGGATGCAAGCAAAGGGAACAGCAAAAATTGTAGATTTTGCAACTCTGGACAGGAATGTGTTTCTAGAGGCATTAAAGGAGGTTTTGCATAACTCATCTTACAGGGAGAACATGCAGAGACTGTCCAGACTGCACCACGACCAGCCAATGAAACCTCTTGATCGTGCTGTCTTCTGGATTGAGTTTGTCATGAGGAATAGAGGAGCCCCTCATTTGCGAGCACAGTCTTTCAGAATGTCCTGGATTGAGTACCACTGTATAGATGTTATTTTCACTCTTTTGATGATATTtgtgttgtcttgttttgtgattttttctatcataaaatatctttgttttaaagtattatttaaaaagaaaatgaaatctgagtgA
- the LOC137015248 gene encoding UDP-glucuronosyltransferase 2A3-like isoform X2, with amino-acid sequence MKVLIVELHSKGHNITVVRGSFSWYIEEKSPLYTSITVDTGELDNDFTERFLPQLLKMQRQGRSFWNEMAVADESYRMFSRIHQQICNMTATMFENETLMNSLKDAAYDIVLTDPVFGGGVLLAHHLGLPLVFNVRCTVYGEAHFVVAPSPLSYIPVPGLQMTDKMTFSQRVMNVMTYIMNADIWLMRNDFTFEFPRPTMPNVVYMGGFQCKPAKPLPDDLEEFVQSSGEHGVIIMTLGTVFGQLLSENNDEIAAAFAQLPQKVIWRHTGPRPANLGNNTLIVDWLPQNDLLGHPQTKVFVAHGGTNGVQEAIYHGVPIVGLPLSFDQPDNLSRMQAKGTAKIVDFATLDRNVFLEALKEVLHNSSYRENMQRLSRLHHDQPMKPLDRAVFWIEFVMRNRGAPHLRTQSFRMSWIEYHCIDVIFTLLMIFVLSCFVIFSIIKYLCFKVVFKKKMKSE; translated from the exons ATGAAGGTCCTTATTGTGGAGTTACATTCAAAAGGTCACAATATCACTGTGGTCCGAGGGTCTTTTAGCTGGTACATTGAGGAAAAGTCTCCTCTCTACACTTCCATTACTGTGGACACTGGTGAATTGGACAATGACTTCACTGAGAGGTTTCTCCCTCAATTACTGAAAATGCAGAGACAAGGACGATCATTTTGGAATGAAATGGCAGTTGCTGATGAATCTTATAGAATGTTTTCAAGAATTCATCAGCAAATTTGCAATATGACAGCTACAATGTTTGAAAATGAGACCTTGATGAATTCACTGAAAGATGCTGCATATGACATTGTTCTGACGGATCCAGTTTTCGGAGGTGGAGTGTTACTGGCACACCATCTTGGCCTCCCTCTTGTGTTTAATGTCCGCTGTACCGTGTACGGAGAGGCCCATTTTGTTGTAGCTCCATCTCCTCTCTCATATATACCTGTTCCAGGGTTACAGATGACCGACAAGATGACATTCAGTCAGAGAGTCATGAATGTGATGACATATATAATG AATGCCGACATCTGGCTCATGAGAAACGACTTCACGTTTGAGTTTCCACGACCCACAATGCCAAATGTTGTCTACATGGGCGGCTTCCAGTGCAAACCAGCTAAGCCACTTCCAGATGACCTTGAGGAGTTTGTGCAGAGCTCAGGAGAGCATGGGGTCATCATCATGACTTTAGGAACTGTTTTTGGTCAGCTTCTGAGTGAAAACAATGATGAGATTGCTGCAGCTTTTGCTCAACTGCCTCAAAAGGTTATCTGGAGACACACAGGACCACGACCTGCCAACCTTGGTAATAACACACTGATTGTGGACTGGCTCCCTCAGAATGACCTGCTTGGACATCCTCAAACTAAAGTGTTTGTGGCACATGGAGGCACCAATGGAGTTCAGGAAGCCATCTACCATGGGGTGCCTATTGTAGGCCTTCCTTTATCTTTTGACCAACCTGACAATCTCTCCAGGATGCAAGCAAAGGGAACAGCAAAAATTGTAGATTTTGCAACTCTGGACAGGAATGTGTTTCTAGAGGCATTAAAGGAGGTTTTGCATAACTCATCTTACAGGGAGAACATGCAGAGACTGTCCAGACTACACCACGACCAGCCAATGAAACCTCTTGATCGTGCTGTCTTCTGGATTGAGTTTGTCATGAGGAATAGAGGAGCCCCTCATTTACGAACACAGTCTTTCAGAATGTCCTGGATTGAGTACCACTGTATAGATGTTATTTTCACTCTTTTGATGATATTtgtgttgtcttgttttgtgattttctctatcataaaatatctttgttttaaagtagtatttaaaaaaaaaatgaaatctgaGTGA
- the LOC137015248 gene encoding UDP-glucuronosyltransferase 2A3-like isoform X1 codes for MKVLIVELHSKGHNITVVRGSFSWYIEEKSPLYTSITVDTGELDNDFTERFLPQLLKMQRQGRSFWNEMAVADESYRMFSRIHQQICNMTATMFENETLMNSLKDAAYDIVLTDPVFGGGVLLAHHLGLPLVFNVRCTVYGEAHFVVAPSPLSYIPVPGLQMTDKMTFSQRVMNVMTYIMVLYKHSKYLVSHYQEFTQKYFGPDVDFFSLLQNADIWLMRNDFTFEFPRPTMPNVVYMGGFQCKPAKPLPDDLEEFVQSSGEHGVIIMTLGTVFGQLLSENNDEIAAAFAQLPQKVIWRHTGPRPANLGNNTLIVDWLPQNDLLGHPQTKVFVAHGGTNGVQEAIYHGVPIVGLPLSFDQPDNLSRMQAKGTAKIVDFATLDRNVFLEALKEVLHNSSYRENMQRLSRLHHDQPMKPLDRAVFWIEFVMRNRGAPHLRTQSFRMSWIEYHCIDVIFTLLMIFVLSCFVIFSIIKYLCFKVVFKKKMKSE; via the coding sequence ATGAAGGTCCTTATTGTGGAGTTACATTCAAAAGGTCACAATATCACTGTGGTCCGAGGGTCTTTTAGCTGGTACATTGAGGAAAAGTCTCCTCTCTACACTTCCATTACTGTGGACACTGGTGAATTGGACAATGACTTCACTGAGAGGTTTCTCCCTCAATTACTGAAAATGCAGAGACAAGGACGATCATTTTGGAATGAAATGGCAGTTGCTGATGAATCTTATAGAATGTTTTCAAGAATTCATCAGCAAATTTGCAATATGACAGCTACAATGTTTGAAAATGAGACCTTGATGAATTCACTGAAAGATGCTGCATATGACATTGTTCTGACGGATCCAGTTTTCGGAGGTGGAGTGTTACTGGCACACCATCTTGGCCTCCCTCTTGTGTTTAATGTCCGCTGTACCGTGTACGGAGAGGCCCATTTTGTTGTAGCTCCATCTCCTCTCTCATATATACCTGTTCCAGGGTTACAGATGACCGACAAGATGACATTCAGTCAGAGAGTCATGAATGTGATGACATATATAATGGTTCTTTACAAACATTCCAAATACCTCGTTTCTCATTACCAAGAGTTCACCCAGAAATATTTTGGCCCTGATGTTGATTTCTTCTCCCTCCTCCAGAATGCCGACATCTGGCTCATGAGAAACGACTTCACGTTTGAGTTTCCACGACCCACAATGCCAAATGTTGTCTACATGGGCGGCTTCCAGTGCAAACCAGCTAAGCCACTTCCAGATGACCTTGAGGAGTTTGTGCAGAGCTCAGGAGAGCATGGGGTCATCATCATGACTTTAGGAACTGTTTTTGGTCAGCTTCTGAGTGAAAACAATGATGAGATTGCTGCAGCTTTTGCTCAACTGCCTCAAAAGGTTATCTGGAGACACACAGGACCACGACCTGCCAACCTTGGTAATAACACACTGATTGTGGACTGGCTCCCTCAGAATGACCTGCTTGGACATCCTCAAACTAAAGTGTTTGTGGCACATGGAGGCACCAATGGAGTTCAGGAAGCCATCTACCATGGGGTGCCTATTGTAGGCCTTCCTTTATCTTTTGACCAACCTGACAATCTCTCCAGGATGCAAGCAAAGGGAACAGCAAAAATTGTAGATTTTGCAACTCTGGACAGGAATGTGTTTCTAGAGGCATTAAAGGAGGTTTTGCATAACTCATCTTACAGGGAGAACATGCAGAGACTGTCCAGACTACACCACGACCAGCCAATGAAACCTCTTGATCGTGCTGTCTTCTGGATTGAGTTTGTCATGAGGAATAGAGGAGCCCCTCATTTACGAACACAGTCTTTCAGAATGTCCTGGATTGAGTACCACTGTATAGATGTTATTTTCACTCTTTTGATGATATTtgtgttgtcttgttttgtgattttctctatcataaaatatctttgttttaaagtagtatttaaaaaaaaaatgaaatctgaGTGA
- the LOC137015248 gene encoding UDP-glucuronosyltransferase 2A3-like isoform X3: MKVLIVELHSKGHNITVVRGSFSWYIEEKSPLYTSITVDTGELDNDFTERFLPQLLKMQRQGRSFWNEMAVADESYRMFSRIHQQICNMTATMFENETLMNSLKDAAYDIVLTDPVFGGGVLLAHHLGLPLVFNVRCTVYGEAHFVVAPSPLSYIPVPGLQMTDKMTFSQRVMNNADIWLMRNDFTFEFPRPTMPNVVYMGGFQCKPAKPLPDDLEEFVQSSGEHGVIIMTLGTVFGQLLSENNDEIAAAFAQLPQKVIWRHTGPRPANLGNNTLIVDWLPQNDLLGHPQTKVFVAHGGTNGVQEAIYHGVPIVGLPLSFDQPDNLSRMQAKGTAKIVDFATLDRNVFLEALKEVLHNSSYRENMQRLSRLHHDQPMKPLDRAVFWIEFVMRNRGAPHLRTQSFRMSWIEYHCIDVIFTLLMIFVLSCFVIFSIIKYLCFKVVFKKKMKSE, encoded by the exons ATGAAGGTCCTTATTGTGGAGTTACATTCAAAAGGTCACAATATCACTGTGGTCCGAGGGTCTTTTAGCTGGTACATTGAGGAAAAGTCTCCTCTCTACACTTCCATTACTGTGGACACTGGTGAATTGGACAATGACTTCACTGAGAGGTTTCTCCCTCAATTACTGAAAATGCAGAGACAAGGACGATCATTTTGGAATGAAATGGCAGTTGCTGATGAATCTTATAGAATGTTTTCAAGAATTCATCAGCAAATTTGCAATATGACAGCTACAATGTTTGAAAATGAGACCTTGATGAATTCACTGAAAGATGCTGCATATGACATTGTTCTGACGGATCCAGTTTTCGGAGGTGGAGTGTTACTGGCACACCATCTTGGCCTCCCTCTTGTGTTTAATGTCCGCTGTACCGTGTACGGAGAGGCCCATTTTGTTGTAGCTCCATCTCCTCTCTCATATATACCTGTTCCAGGGTTACAGATGACCGACAAGATGACATTCAGTCAGAGAGTCATGAAT AATGCCGACATCTGGCTCATGAGAAACGACTTCACGTTTGAGTTTCCACGACCCACAATGCCAAATGTTGTCTACATGGGCGGCTTCCAGTGCAAACCAGCTAAGCCACTTCCAGATGACCTTGAGGAGTTTGTGCAGAGCTCAGGAGAGCATGGGGTCATCATCATGACTTTAGGAACTGTTTTTGGTCAGCTTCTGAGTGAAAACAATGATGAGATTGCTGCAGCTTTTGCTCAACTGCCTCAAAAGGTTATCTGGAGACACACAGGACCACGACCTGCCAACCTTGGTAATAACACACTGATTGTGGACTGGCTCCCTCAGAATGACCTGCTTGGACATCCTCAAACTAAAGTGTTTGTGGCACATGGAGGCACCAATGGAGTTCAGGAAGCCATCTACCATGGGGTGCCTATTGTAGGCCTTCCTTTATCTTTTGACCAACCTGACAATCTCTCCAGGATGCAAGCAAAGGGAACAGCAAAAATTGTAGATTTTGCAACTCTGGACAGGAATGTGTTTCTAGAGGCATTAAAGGAGGTTTTGCATAACTCATCTTACAGGGAGAACATGCAGAGACTGTCCAGACTACACCACGACCAGCCAATGAAACCTCTTGATCGTGCTGTCTTCTGGATTGAGTTTGTCATGAGGAATAGAGGAGCCCCTCATTTACGAACACAGTCTTTCAGAATGTCCTGGATTGAGTACCACTGTATAGATGTTATTTTCACTCTTTTGATGATATTtgtgttgtcttgttttgtgattttctctatcataaaatatctttgttttaaagtagtatttaaaaaaaaaatgaaatctgaGTGA
- the LOC137015247 gene encoding UDP-glucuronosyltransferase 2C1-like isoform X1, protein MKMHHFSLLGLFILLSALSRSYAGKVLVVPADGSHWINMKVLIVELHSKGHNITVVRGSFSWYIEEKSPLYTSITVDTGEFDNDFTERFLPQLLKMQRQGRSFWNKMALVDEYYRTFSRIHQQICNMTATMFENETLMNSLKDAAYDIVLTDPVFGGGVLLAHRLGLPLVFNVRWTMYGEAHFDIAPSPLSYIPVPGLQMTDKMTFSQRVMNVMTYIMVLYKHSKYLVSPYQEFTQKYFGPDVDFLSLLQNADIWLMRNDFTFEFPRPTMPNVVYMGGFQCKPAKPLPDDLEEFVQSSGEHGVIIMTLGTVFGQLLSENNDEIAAAFAQLPQKVIWKHTGPRPANLGNNTLIVDWLPQNDLLGHPQTKVFVAHGGTNGVQEAIYHGVPIVGLPLAFDQPDNLSRMQAKGTAKIVDFATLDRNVFLEALKEVLHNSSYRENMQRLSRLHHDQPMKPLDRAVFWIEFVMRNRGAPHLRAQSFRMSWIEYHCIDVIFTLLMIFVLSCFVIFSIIKYLCFKVLFKKKMKSE, encoded by the coding sequence ATGAAGATGCATCACTTCAGCCTTCTTGGATTGTTCATCCTGTTATCTGCTCTTTCAAGATCTTATGCTGGTAAAGTTCTGGTCGTTCCTGCGGATGGAAGTCATTGGATAAATATGAAGGTCCTTATTGTGGAGTTACATTCAAAGGGTCACAATATCACTGTGGTCCGAGGGTCTTTTAGCTGGTACATTGAGGAAAAGTCTCCTCTCTACACTTCCATTACTGTGGACACTGGTGAATTTGACAATGACTTCACTGAGAGGTTTCTCCCTCAATTACTGAAAATGCAGAGACAAGGACGATCATTTTGGAATAAAATGGCACTTGTGGATGAATATTATAGGACGTTTTCAAGAATTCATCAGCAAATTTGCAATATGACAGCTACAATGTTTGAAAATGAGACCTTGATGAATTCACTGAAAGATGCTGCATATGACATTGTTCTGACCGATCCAGTTTTCGGAGGTGGAGTGTTACTGGCACACCGTCTTGGCCTCCCTCTTGTGTTTAATGTCCGCTGGACCATGTACGGAGAAGCCCATTTTGACATAGCTCCATCTCCTCTCTCATATATACCTGTTCCAGGGTTACAGATGACCGACAAGATGACATTCAGTCAGAGAGTCATGAATGTGATGACATATATAATGGTTCTTTACAAACATTCCAAATACCTCGTTTCTCCTTACCAAGAGTTCACCCAGAAATATTTTGGCCCCGATGTTGATTTCTTATCCCTCCTCCAGAATGCCGACATCTGGCTCATGAGAAACGACTTCACGTTTGAGTTTCCACGACCCACAATGCCAAATGTTGTCTACATGGGCGGCTTCCAGTGCAAACCAGCTAAGCCACTTCCAGATGACCTTGAGGAGTTTGTGCAGAGCTCAGGAGAGCATGGGGTCATCATCATGACTTTAGGAACTGTTTTTGGTCAGCTTCTGAGTGAAAACAATGATGAGATTGCTGCAGCTTTTGCTCAACTGCCTCAAAAGGTTATCTGGAAACACACAGGACCACGACCTGCCAACCTTGGTAATAACACACTGATTGTGGACTGGCTCCCTCAGAATGACCTGCTTGGACATCCTCAAACTAAAGTGTTTGTGGCACATGGAGGCACCAATGGAGTTCAGGAAGCCATCTACCATGGGGTGCCTATTGTAGGCCTTCCTTTAGCTTTTGACCAACCTGACAATCTCTCCAGGATGCAAGCAAAGGGAACAGCAAAAATTGTAGATTTTGCAACTCTGGACAGGAATGTGTTTCTAGAGGCATTAAAGGAGGTTTTGCATAACTCATCTTACAGGGAGAACATGCAGAGACTGTCCAGACTGCACCACGACCAGCCAATGAAACCTCTTGATCGTGCTGTCTTCTGGATTGAGTTTGTCATGAGGAATAGAGGAGCCCCTCATTTGCGAGCACAGTCTTTCAGAATGTCCTGGATTGAGTACCACTGTATAGATGTTATTTTCACTCTTTTGATGATATTtgtgttgtcttgttttgtgattttttctatcataaaatatctttgttttaaagtattatttaaaaagaaaatgaaatctgagtgA